AGTAGTGTGATACTCAAGTTGAACTCGATTTGACTCGATTGCACCCCTGCTCCATCcaaacaaatttaaataattattaacgAATTCTTTTAGTATTTCTGTTTCTCCATGCATTGTAACGTTGTCCATTTAGTTAATGCTTGCGGTTCCCAAGTTCCAATACTCGCGGCCAAGGTTATAAAAAAATGTGAATTGTGATGAAATAGCAAGGTTAAAATTCAAACTTTTAAGTTTAAACAAAAACCTTCTTATTCTTGTAGATTCTAAATTTGTAATCAATTATGTGACAATTGAATTAGAAGGAATTGTTATTACTTGTGAGTGTCGGTTTGGAACTTCTTAAAAGGTGTTTGTTAGGTTAAACATTCATAAGTGAGAGTAGTACTGATGTGTGACCTTCTGAAAAGTTCTCGTGCGTCAAACTGTTGACGTTATGTCGCTTGACCTAGTTGGTTAGGTAGGCCATAAAAGAGTGACGCCAGAGCGCATTTTGATTTGATTGGCTAGGTGGACCGTAAAATAGTGACGTCGGATCTTAATGAGTAATATTGTCTCTGATAGAGACATGACCGATAATAGAGAAATGGTAAGACTGGTCTCTAAGGCATATAAGACAGCACCAATAAATAGACTCGCATATCCCGACTCGTGGTCCTAACAATCCGACCCATTAGCACATAATTAGGTGTACTATGCAATACCacaaatataaaagaaaaaaaattgtgacTTGACTAACAACAATAATTTTGACCTAGTGGTAAGAGCTTGGTCATAACATTGTTTTATGGTTGGGATAACAAtcgatgaaattatttttggtCTAAAATGATGAATTGAATAACTTTAAGTTAAAAGTGGGAAAATAACTCGAGATGATGCATGTGATATTTTAGCCAAACTGATATACAAAGCATGAAAACTGAATAGAAGTGTTGTATGTGTgttaaaattgatatatttacaGGGTGTGATGAGacgataaatgatttttaaaaatatatatatatacataataataaattaataaccCGAATTACAATACACCatgtaacaaaaaaaaatagaagttgAACATTCATCGTTACGTTCAACGTTTGACTCCGGTTAATTCTCGTGGCACCCACGTGGCAACTTTGATTATTTTGGGGGAGCAGAACCGGAGAGAAGGCGTTGGCTGGCCCCGTGAAACCCATTTTCATTTCTGATGTTGAAAATGATCCACTCGCCAATTGGCCAACAAAACCCTAAAATCAAAATCTGTtactgttattttttttaaaaaatttatagctCATTCTTCGATAGTGAAGAACCCTAGTGATTCAGCAGCGGCCTTTTCTATCCCCCATTAATTACCGTTCGGATAAGTCGCTCCATCCTACTTTGTACTTCCGTTTGTGTGTATAGTATCTTTCACGGCTTCAACACCTGTaagtttctttaatttattgtattttttttgttttgctcTGGTATTAGTAGACAAAGTCTCTGCTTTGAGAAGGTGTGTTTTGTTAACTGTGATAGTCACCATGGGAAGAGCTTAAGAAAATCTTTGGCAAGTTGTTGCTCTTCTTTTACCGAGAGAGATATCGGGGATTTGGGTTCTTGTTATGGATATAACATGGATGAATTAGATTGAAGGAGAAATGTCGAAtggattttattgattttgaaagGGTTTGGTCGTCTCTAAAGATGCTGAGAAGTGcctatttatttttgtttgatacTGAGAGTTGTTGTTGTGGGTCAAAAGGGTTAATTACTAATCCATCGTTTGACtgtctattaattttttttgtagctTTAAATTCTAATTTTGATGTCAAATAATGCTAATAGAATGCTGCAACGGCTATATGGTGATGATAATTGTGTTTTCGTGGGCTTCCAGGTTCGGAAAAGGAAACTGGTTTATATCGTTTTGGATTCGTCTGGGAAATTTTCTGTGGTCGAACCATCTTCTTGAACAAGCAAGTGAAATCGGTGACTTGTGTTCTTTGACTTCATTCCAGACTTTGTGTCTTATACTTGTCTTCTGCTTTCAATGGCCGAGGAAGGTCCCTGGCCTGGTGGGCTTTCTTCTGGATTGGCTATTCTGTTGAATGAAGAGGATAGGAGGGACAGTTATTGCAACCCCCGTGTTGTTTCATATTGTGATAATTTTGGTGATCAATCTGTGGAAAGAACTCTCGAACATGTTTTTAATCTTCCTCAGAATACAATTAATCAACTGACAGGCCCTGTTGACCGCACTGCCGTCTGTTcaataataaagaatgaatttctCAAGTATCATCCACAATTAaatgtagtctttaacacaaTAAGAGATGGGGTATCTACAATACATGATAATTTGGACGGGCATGTTGTTAGTCTTGATGAATATAGCATTTTTGGCGACATTCGAATTGTTAAACCATCTTTACTTATGGAGAGCCATGCTCTTTTCAGTAGTGCAAGGGCCAATGCCTGTGTATGGAAAGGAAAATGGATGTATGAAGTGATACTTGAAACGTGTGGCATACAGCAGCTTGGTTGGGCCTCTTCTGCTTGCCCTTTTACTGATCATAAAGGTGTTGGGGATGGAGATGATTCTTATGCGTATGACGGTAAAAGGGTCAGTAAATGGAATAAGGAATCCGAGCCTTATGGTCAGTCTTGGGTTGTTGGTGATGTGATTGGATGTTGCATCGATTTGGATTGCGATGAGATATTGTTTTATCGGAATGGCATCTCACTCGGAGTTGCATTTGGTGGGATTCGAAAGATGGTCCCTGGATTGGGTTATTATCCTGCCATTTCCCTTTCTCAAGGTGAACGAAGCCAGTTGAATTTTGGAGGCCTCCCATTCAGATATCCCATCAAAGGCTTTCATCCCATTCAAGCTCCGCCCTCGTCACAGTCTTTTGTTACTAACCTTTTTGATTGCTTTTCAAGGTTGTTACAAATTCAACGTCTAGAAAGGGCAGAAATCAATGCTGTTGAGAAGCTTAGAAGACTGAAAAGATTTGCATCTTTTGAAGCATTGTGTCATCCTGTCTCTGAAGGAATTTGCGAAGCGTTATTCTCTGCTCTCAATGCTGATATTGGGAGTTCAGAATATATAGGACATGGTCCATTGTTGTCATTCATGATGGAAGTCTTTGGAATCCACCCACCACATGATTATGTAACTTTGGATAGGGTGCTCGATTCCTTTCTTGAGTTTGAGGAGTCAAGATTATTGATAAAGCATGTACTAGAGGCGCTTTCATCTGAATGTAAGACAGCTTCCTTGGTTCTTTCAGAGTATCCTTATTCTGGATCATATGCTTATCTAGCTCTGGCATGCCACATCTTAAGGCGAGAAGAATTAATGGTCCTATGGTGGAAGTCTTCAGATTTTCATTTCTTGTTTGAGGGATTCCTTTCAAGGAAAAGTCCAAACAAAAATGATCTCCAATTTCTGATTCCTTCTGTTTGGTGGCCTGGCTCGAGTGAGGATATATATAACGAGGATAGCATGATGCTGACGACGACTGCTATATCAGAAGCAGTAAATAAGGTGTGCTTGACATGCTTTTCACATTTACATCATCTATACTCTGTTTTCATAGAAGGTTATTCGTGGTCTTTTATTTCCCCATGAAAGCTGAGCTGATACTTTTTCTTTAGCCTGCATAATCTCTGTTATTGTTGGTTACTTATCATAATTATTGCTGGTCTCTAGTCTCACAATTTTCATTTGAAgcaacttaaataaattttttcattatatgacatggtttaGCACCCTTATTCAGATAGAAGAGAAGCAAAGAGATCTCTGTCGCTTGGTTATGCAGTTTATACCACCAGTAGAACCTCTTCAATTGCCTGGCTCGGTGTTTCGGACATTTCTTCAGAATATTTTACTGAAGAACAGGGGTGCAGATCACAATTTACCACCCCCTGGAGTTTCAAGCAACTCAGTTCTTGTTTCCTTGTTTACTGTTATTCTCCATTTTCTGTCAGAAGGCTTTGATGTGGATGACATTTATGGCTGGATCAAGGGATATGGGACTGATTCGGGAGCTGGTGTAGGTTTCCTTCACAGAGGTGGCCAACAAAGTTTTCCAGCTGGCCTTTTTCTGAAGAATGATCCTCATCGAGTTGATATTTCCAGGCTTGGAGGATCTTATGGTCATATATCAAAGCATCATCCTGTTAACGATAATCAGGAAGAGGAAGTTATTCGGTGGGAAGAAGGGTGCACGGATGATGAAGAAACCAGAGTAACGCATTTTACTGTGCAGAAACCATGTTGTTGTTTTACTTGTGCGGTTGATTTATCAAAAAACATAAAAGATCCCATAAGATATTTAGCAAAAGGTTCTCGTGGAAGTTGCAGCTCTATTTCAGAGAGACCTACTCATGTTACAGCTAAATGCAGTGCAGGAAATCTTAATGATGAGATTGCTGATAAACCAAGCACTAGTGACCACTCCGATCCTGAGATTGCCTTTCGACCTATTCAGAACTTGAGAGTGTTAACTAGGGATAACACTTTGTCTTCAGCAACTTTAAAGGAGGAGGAACTTTTAGATGCTATGCTTTTGCTGTATCATTTGGGTCTAAAACCAAACTTTAAGCAGGTCAGCTAAACTGTTCATGTCTTTTTCTTTGGGCATGAATATGATTAGATCAATAATATTGCCTCATATGTTTGCTGTACTGTGACGTGCAAAAAATGCCAAGACAATTTTCACTTTGAACGTAAAGATAGAAGATGCTAGATCAACTTTTGAACACGAAGAAAAATCTAGTGTCACTGCATTTTCCGCCAATGCTCATAGTGCtgtataaatattttagaatGTATGGTTTGATAACCTTTTCCCCCCTTCTGCATCTGGAATGCAAAATCAATATGTCCTGAATCTACTCAGTAATCTGTAACTACTTTGTGTTTCCGTTCTTTTTCTATTGGCATAAACTGAACTCTGGACCTGTGATATTTAATGAAGCTCGGCATCAGTTTCTCTTTCTCTTTAATTGAGTACTAGAGATGCTCTTTCATAATAAAACTACATGTTTAcctttatttaaaagattttacaaAAAGCAAAATTGGAATTGGGACTATAAATCGAGGCGGTGGTGGAATATTCAAGTAACATGCCTATGCACGTTCTTGGTTGACAGCCACTTTTTCATGGAATATTCGACTATAAATTTACGGCTTGGGTGCAGGAAAATTACATGGTAAATAATCTATCCATGTTTAATTTGCTggtttaagttttttttttcgggAAACAATTGCTCTGAACAGAGTAGGAGCTATGCTGATGGGGAAGCTATAATTAATATGTAATATGCTgacaagatatttatacatgcCGACTGCTTAGGAACTCTGCATCATTCCTTTACCATTTCTTCCTTTGAAAATTATGTCAGTGACTATCCATGTCGCTGCTTCTCTATTCAATCAGTTTGAAACTTGTGTGCCTGGGCTTCTGGTCTGTCGGTCTATGTTGGgcatattttacattttttaattcttttctCTCTCCTTGTTACTCTTAAGAAACACAACAATGGCCAAACATGGTCGGTCACAAGTATGATAACATGCAgaacacatgtatttttatagCTGTCTCGGGGAAAAACTTATTGAAACACTTTTTAAAAAGATAGTCTTTGCATTCTAGGTGTCATCTTTCATGTCTCGTCAGTCACAATCGATTATACTCTTGGAGGAGACAGACAGACAAATCAAAGAGAGCATTTATGAGGACCAGGTGAAGCGGTTGAAGGAAGCTCGCAGTGTTTACAGGGAAGAGGTTATGGACTGTGTCAGACATTGTGCCTGGTACTAATACCTGTTTGGACATATACTTTTTGTATGTATAATCAGTTAATTGCACTAATACTTTCCTCTTCCTTCAGGTTCTACATTTCTTTTACTCATTTTTTCAGTTTCCTTCAGCTGTCCTCTCTCTTACTTCACCAGGGTTTATCCAGatgatttataaataaaatttttattcttcGCAAGATAAAATTGAGGTACTAATTGATAGCAAAGAGAGATATTTGATGATGCAATCAAAACTGTTATAATTGATATTATGTGTTTGAAATTCATGCCACGAAATGAAAAAAGTATTATCAATGGCCGAGGTAGTTAGACATTGGTTACAGAAGTTACCTGCTAATTACCGTGGCAGGTggaaaattgaatttgaaaggAACAGAAACTGATTGTTTTTTCGTGGGAGAAGAATCGCTTTTGAGAAATTTTCTGCAAATTACTGAGGGGGAACATTTTAATTAGATAGATTAATATGCTTAATATTAGCTAATATGCCAAGTAATGCCATTTGACAGGTATCGCCTTTCTCTTTTCTCGCGTTGGAAGCAGAGGGGGATGTATGCTGTATGCATGTGGATTGTGCAGTTGCTTCTAGTTCTGAGCAAAATGGACTCGATCTTCATCTACATTCCTGAGTATTATTTGGAAACTATGGTATTGTCTCCTTTTTCATGTCTATTGACACATTTTGTCTTCTTTCTGTTGCTGTGATACTGTATTTTCCTTTCCAAACATTATTTGAACATTCTATTCATGGTTTGTCTGAAAGATATATGTTTTCTGTGCTAGGGAAGGTTTTTTGATAACAGATAGGTGCCTCAATATCTTTGATGACCTTTCCAGATTTAAAACATTGAAGCAAGTAGAACTCCTAGTTTTCCTCCCTtaagttttatttatattacttAATTTAGTGTACCCCCTGGTGTTCTATTTTCAAGTTGGGTCTGGGGATATTCATTCAACATTACTTTGAAGTCTCTGGGGAAATTGAATTGTCCTTTTTTTATCAAATCATTGCTTTGCTTCTTGCAGGTGGATTGCTTTCATGTTCTGCGTAAGAGTGATCCTCCATTTGTTCCTGCCACAATATTAATCAAGCAGGGGCTTGCCTCATTTGTATGCACTTCATCTCGTCATCCATTCTCCTCTTTTTTTGAATGTTGGGGTTGGGGCGGGGGGGTTTTGAACTTGCTCTTATTCTCCCTATTAGCTCCACCTAAAATTggagtttgaaatatttcaaaAGAAAAGTCATTACACACTTGGATGACTTATAATTGTGTTTCTTCTTTAAATTACTCATGCCACACAAGATTGCTAACTGTTAAAACTTAAGAGATTGTAGATCCTGCCACTGAAAGTTAGCTAGTACCTCAGTCAAATTGTCGTTAAATGATGGAATTTCTGTTTCTCAGGTTACTTTTGTTGTTACCCACTTTAATGATCCAAGGATCTCCAGCGCTGAGCTTAGGGATCTTCTTCTCCAGTCTATTTCTGCATTGGTACAGCACAAGGAATTTTTAGCTGCTTTTGAATGCAATAAAGCAGCAACCCTGAGAATGCCAAAAGCTTTATTGTCAGCATTTGATAATCGGTCCTGGATCCCTGTAACTAATATACTTTTAAGGTTATGTAAGGGTTCTGGCTTTAGGTTTTCAAAACATG
The genomic region above belongs to Primulina huaijiensis isolate GDHJ02 unplaced genomic scaffold, ASM1229523v2 scaffold208332, whole genome shotgun sequence and contains:
- the LOC140966973 gene encoding E3 ubiquitin-protein ligase RKP yields the protein MAEEGPWPGGLSSGLAILLNEEDRRDSYCNPRVVSYCDNFGDQSVERTLEHVFNLPQNTINQLTGPVDRTAVCSIIKNEFLKYHPQLNVVFNTIRDGVSTIHDNLDGHVVSLDEYSIFGDIRIVKPSLLMESHALFSSARANACVWKGKWMYEVILETCGIQQLGWASSACPFTDHKGVGDGDDSYAYDGKRVSKWNKESEPYGQSWVVGDVIGCCIDLDCDEILFYRNGISLGVAFGGIRKMVPGLGYYPAISLSQGERSQLNFGGLPFRYPIKGFHPIQAPPSSQSFVTNLFDCFSRLLQIQRLERAEINAVEKLRRLKRFASFEALCHPVSEGICEALFSALNADIGSSEYIGHGPLLSFMMEVFGIHPPHDYVTLDRVLDSFLEFEESRLLIKHVLEALSSECKTASLVLSEYPYSGSYAYLALACHILRREELMVLWWKSSDFHFLFEGFLSRKSPNKNDLQFLIPSVWWPGSSEDIYNEDSMMLTTTAISEAVNKIEEKQRDLCRLVMQFIPPVEPLQLPGSVFRTFLQNILLKNRGADHNLPPPGVSSNSVLVSLFTVILHFLSEGFDVDDIYGWIKGYGTDSGAGVGFLHRGGQQSFPAGLFLKNDPHRVDISRLGGSYGHISKHHPVNDNQEEEVIRWEEGCTDDEETRVTHFTVQKPCCCFTCAVDLSKNIKDPIRYLAKGSRGSCSSISERPTHVTAKCSAGNLNDEIADKPSTSDHSDPEIAFRPIQNLRVLTRDNTLSSATLKEEELLDAMLLLYHLGLKPNFKQVSSFMSRQSQSIILLEETDRQIKESIYEDQVKRLKEARSVYREEVMDCVRHCAWYRLSLFSRWKQRGMYAVCMWIVQLLLVLSKMDSIFIYIPEYYLETMVDCFHVLRKSDPPFVPATILIKQGLASFVTFVVTHFNDPRISSAELRDLLLQSISALVQHKEFLAAFECNKAATLRMPKALLSAFDNRSWIPVTNILLRLCKGSGFRFSKHGESSSSSVLFKKLLREACASDDKLFSSFLNRLFNTLSWAMTEFSISIREMQENYKAMDFQHRKCGVIFDLSCNLARILEFCTREVPQAFLTGIDTNLRRLTELIVFILNQLIGAIDPEVFDISLRRPGQSSEKVNKGTILAPLAGIILNLLDAIRETDDRDQNDIVAIFASMDCADIILYGFQSLLDYNGASWFKGEDYIDNLAKLENFSSLLICQTELQALEKRMNGGESETDDRICCICYTKEANACFVPCSHVSCYSCISRHLLNCPRCFFCNAAVAEVVKLDSKLV